The Bacillaceae bacterium IKA-2 DNA window TGGAACGGTTTATTGATCAACCAGTTAAATCGTACTCTAGTGGTATGAAATCACGATTAGGATTTTCAATATCAGTTAATATTAATCCAGACATTTTGATCATTGATGAAGCGCTATCTGTCGGTGATAAAGCTTTCGCCGAAAAGAGCTTGGAAAAAATGGGCGACTATAAAGCTAAAGGGAAAACGATGATTTTTGTGAGTCACTCGATTGGCCAGATGAAGCAGTTTTGTGAAAAAATCCTCTGGTTAGAATTCGGACAAGTAAAAGAGTATGGTCCGGCTGACGAAATTATTCCGTTGTACGAAGCTTTCATCAAGGAATATAAAAAAATGTCCAAGCAAGAAAGAGATAAGTACCGTCAAAATGCTTTAAAGAAAAAGGCGATATATTCAAACAACTAGAAAGAGAAGGAAGTATCACCTTTTTAACGCGGCTAGTTTCAGGCGCTCGTGACCAAGTCACTGGCGCCTTTTTTGTGTAATATAAAGTTTATGTTACAAAAACAATAGCTTATTGTTAAGATTTCCGCTATAGTTAAGTAATAGTTGCCACTTTTTAAATTAAGTTGGTATGGAGGATTTTAACATGTTGATTTTCACATTACTTTTATGTTTCATCATTTCGTTTGCAATAACGCCCTTAATAATAAAACTGGCTTTAAAAATTGGCGCAACAGATAAGCCATCACAACGCAAGGTGCATCTGAAGGTTATGCCACGTTTAGGCGGGCTAGCGATATTCATCAGTTTTATTGTCGGTGTCTTAATCATTAGTCCGGATAGCAGTTATCATTTTTGGATTTTGGTAGGAGCTTCAACGATCGTCCTAGTCGGTGTACTAGATGATATTTATGAATTATCTGCAATGAAAAAAGTAATTGGTCAAATTATTGCAGCGCTACTTGTGATTACCTTTGGTGGAATACAAGTAGAATTTATAAACCTACCATTTGGCGGTGTCTTGGAGTTCGGTATTTTAAGTGTCCCAATCACGCTGTTTTGGATCGTTGCAATTACAAATGCAATTAATTTAATTGATGGACTAGATGGTCTAGCTTCTGGGGTAACATCAATAGCCTTAATAACCGTTGCAACAATGTCCTTTATGATGGGCAATATGTATGTATTTGTGTTTTCACTGTTGTTGTTATTTAGTATCTTAGGTTTTATTTATTATAATTTTCATCCTGCGAAAATTTTTCTTGGTGATACAGGATCGTTATTTTTAGGTTTTATGATTGCGGTGTTATCGTTACTAGGTTTTAAAAATATTACCTTAGTAGCCTTAATAGTGCCAATGCTTATATTAGCAGTACCGATCATCGATACATTTTTTGCGATTATCCGGAGAAGAAGGAATAAAGTCCCCTTTTACATACCGGATCGTTCCCATTTTCATCATTGCTTATTAGATTTAGGTTTCACACACAGAAATACAGTACTGATTATTTATTCAGTCAGTGCCGGATTTGGAGTAGCGGCGATTTTGTTTTCAATGGCGACAGTTTGGGGTTCATTATTAATCGCTTTAGTGATAGTAGTAATTATCGAACTGCTAGTTGAATATCTTGGTCTAGTAAGTAAAAGCTATCGACCACTACTAAGCTTATTTAAAATTTATAGAAGCTCGCCAAGCTATGTTTATAAAAGAAAATAAGCTTCACAAACAATAAGCGGGACCACTTAATTTAGTGGTCCCGCTTATTGTTTTTTGGTTAATGTTTAGTTTGCATTACTTTGTTGGAATTTAATATCTAAATGGTTCCTTAAAGTAGCTGAAATTTGGGCAACTGAATCTTCTTCAAGCTCATAGTAATAGATGCGGTTATCTGTTAAGTCATTACCTTTCAGACTTAAAGACTCAATCTCTTTTAAACCTGAACTATATGAATGTAAACTTAAAATGTTTCCGAAGCTTAGATTAGTAGATAAATTTGTTTCGACACTATCCATTAGATCGTCAAATCTGGCGATCGTCGAGAAGGAAGAACCCTTTTTGATAATCGCTGCTAAAATTTGTTGCTGGCGCTCACCGCGACCAATATCTCCACGCGGATCTTTTTTTCGCATTCTAGCAAAAGCAAGTGCTTCTTCTCCGTTGAGATTTTGAAGCCCTTCAGTCAAGGTAATCGCACTTTTACGATCATTACTATCCATTTCTTGAAATGTAAATGGAACGTCTACTTCGATGCCGCCTAATGCATCAATGATTTCGATAAAGGCATCAAAATTTAGCTTTACAAAATAATCAACCGGGATATCGAAGAGATTTTCGACTGTAGCGACGGTCATATCAAGGCCACCAAACGCGTGAGCGTGATTAATCTTATCTAAGTTGACTCTACCTGGTATTTCGACGCGAGAGTCTCTTGGAATATTAATCATCTTTATCGTACTTTCATCTTTATTAAATGTAGCTAAGAGAATCGCATCGGTTCTTCCTTTTAAGCTACCATCTCTGTCGTCCAAACCTAAGAAGAGAACCGAAAAGTTGTCTTTACTAGGGTTTACTGCTTGGTCGCGCTTATCGGAGTGTTCGCCGCGCTCTAATTCATGCTGGGCACTGGCAGTTAAATTAGCCATTTTATTTAAAAAGTAACCTACTGCAGCTCCTGAGACAATAAATAAAGCAAGGAACAATAAGGCGGTCATTTTTAAGCGCTTAAATCGCTTTTTCTTCTTAACTCGTTGTTTATATTCATTTCTGTTATTCTCCATTGTCAAACTCCTTTGGCGTATAAAATAAAAATTCACAAAATAGTTTCATATATTGTTGTTGCAAAAATTTTAATTATTTTACTACTAACTAATATATATTAATGGAATAAAGATGAAACGTAAAGGTTTAAATTCTTCCAAGCAAAAAAAATCTACTCTTCCAGAGATTTTATGTAAAATTTTAGTGAAATATCAATTACTTTGTCAATAAAGTGTGATAGAATTCAATTATCTGAGTAAATAAAGCATAAGACATTAGGAGGCAACAATGGAAGGAACAACGGAAGAAACTATTAGTTTAAAAGAATTATATGAGACAATTAAAAAACGAATTATCCTGATTGTCCTGATTACAGTTACGGCTGTGGCCTTGAGTGCGTTCGTTAGTTATCTATTTTTGACACCAATTTATCAATCGTCAACACAGTTATTAGTAAATCAATCACAAGCAGAACAGCAAAATATTAGTTCCGGTGATATTCGGACGAATATTGATTTAATTAATACGTACAATGTCATTATTAAAAGTCCAATTATCTTAGACAAAGTGATTGGCGAATTAAATCTTGATACATCTGCCGGAGGCTTAAATAGCCAAATTTCGGTCGGTAGTGAGCAAAATTCGCAAGTACTGTTTATCTCCGTGCAAGATCCTGACCCGGCCTTAGCGGTCCGAATCGCCAATACGGTCGCTTCTGTATTTCAACGCGAAATTGTTTCAATTATGAATGTTGATAACGTTAGTATTCTATCTGAAGCAAAATTAGCAGAGAACCGAGCGCCGATTAAACCTAATCCAAAACTTAATATGGCGATTGCTTTTGTCGTCGGTTTAATGGCAGCAGTTGGACTTGCCTTCTTATTAGAATTCCTTGATAACACAATTAAAACAGAACGAGATATCGAAAAACATCTGGGCTTGTCAGTAATAGGCGTCATTCCTTCATTTGACTTAGATAAGGCGGTAGCCGAAAGGCAAGATTCAAGAAGAAAACGGGGTGCGGACATCAGTGCTTAGAAATGGAAAAAAACAACAAACAAGTTCGACGCGCAGCTTAATTACGAAAATTGAACCGCAGTCGCCGATTTCAGAACAATATCGAGCAATTCGAACCAATTTACAGTTTGCGTCTATTGATAAACAATTAAGAACAATTTTGATTACTTCAGCAAATCCGTCAGAAGGTAAATCGACAACGATTGCTAATTTGGCGATTGTCTTGGCTCAACAAGGTAACCGAGTCTTGCTAGTCGATGCAGATCTTCGTAAACCATCCGTTCACTATACGTTCAGATGTCAGAACACTAAGGGGTTAACGAGTGTGCTTACGAAGCAAGTGACGCTAGACGAGGCAATCACTAGTTCGGAAGTTGAAAATCTAACTATTTTAACAAGTGGCCCAATTCCGCCTAATCCATCGGAACTACTAGGCTCGAAAGCGATGGAGCTATTATTAAAATCAGCGGACGTTGCTTATGATTTCATCTTATTAGACACGCCACCGGTATTAGCAGTAACAGATGCGCAACTAGTAGCTAATCTCTGTGACGGGGTCATCCTCGTTGTCAGTAGCGGCAAAACGGAAGTTGAGCAAGGAGTTATGGCAACAGAAATATTAAAAAGATCGAAAGCGAAAATTTTAGGTGCGGTTTTAAACCAAAAAGATATTAAACAAAGTCAGTATTACTATTATTATGGCGAAAAATAAACAAAGCAGGGACAAGTGACCCTTGTCCCTTTTTTCACTAGATTAGGAGGTTTCAAATGATTGATATTCATTGCCATATCCTCCCGACAATTGATGACGGAGCTAAAGATGTAGAAATGGCCTTAGAAATGGCTGAAAGAGCTGTCGAAGAGGGGATAACGACGATTTTTGCGACACCCCATCACGGGAACGGAGCTTTTGATAACTTCAAATCTAGCATTTTGGCGCGGGTTGATCAATTAAATGAATTAGTAAGCGTCGCAAATATTCCCTTAACGATTTTACCAGGACAAGAACCGCGTATCTTTGGAGAAATGGTTGAAGCCTACAAGAACGAGGAATTACTTTCACTTAACGATCATCATCAATATATCCTTGTAGAGTTTCCTGCTAACCATGTTCCCAGATATACAAACAAGCTCTTCTTTGATTTGCAACAGCAAGGGCTAACACCAGTTATCGTTCATCCAGAACGAAACTCAGAACTTATTGAAAACCACGATTTATTATATAAGCTAGTCAAGGGCGGAGCTCTTACTCAAGTAACAGCAGCCAGTGTCACGGGCCACTTCGGAAAAAAAATCCAAAAATTTAGTTTTGAGCTTATTAATCACAATCTGACTCACTTTCTAGCATCGGACGCCCACAACACGACAAACCGAACTTTCCACTTAAGAGATGCTTATGAAAAAGTAGAACAAGAATGTGGTTCTTTTTATCGCCACTATCTCCAAGAAAACCCAGAGTTGTTAGCGAGTGGCCAACATGTATACATCGAACCACCAGAACAGATTAAGAAAAAGAAGTTTCTGGGGATATTTTAGTGGAAAAAGGGGACAGGCACCGTTTCCCTCGAAAAGAGAATGGGAAACGGTGCCTGTCCCCTTTTTCCCGTTTTGGAGGTTTATTTCGTGACTTATCATAGAAGATTATTTTTGTTAGTTTTATTAGATTCGTTGATTGTTATTCTGTCAATTTTTGCTAGTTTTTTTATTTTATCGCCCAATATAAGTTTTGTTACGCCGATACTAGTGATAAGTTCGATTACATTATTTTTCTCCCACCACTTTTTTGCGAATCGTTATAAAATTTATAACAAAGTATGGCAGTATGCGAGTGTAGGAGAATTATCAGTGATCTTTAAGGTCGTAACATTATCGATTTTAATGACTGCTGTTGTTCAGTTTGCTTTTGGTCAAAATGTATTTATCAGGACATTGATGATTACTTGGATGTTACATATTTTATTAATTGGTGGCTCGCGGTTTTCATGGCGTTTATATCGGGATACGCATCTTAAGAGAAGAGTCAATCAAATTCCGACATTAATTATTGGTGCGGGAGCAGCGGGTACAATGGTAGCAAGGCAATTGTTACAAAATCACAATGCGGAACTTTCGCCAGTTGCGTTTATTGATGATGATTTCCAGAAGCAAGGTCTAGAGCTTTTAGGGATACCAGTCCTTGGGACAAGCGCTGCAATCGAACGAGTCATCAAAGAAAATCAAATCAAGCATGTTATTATCGCGATTCCTTCCCTCGGTAAAAAAGATTTAAACGATATTTTTGTGAAATGTTCAAAAACAAAAGCAAGAACACAAATCATGCCAATGTTAGAAGATCTTATCTCGGGAAAAATTTCTGTTAACTCATTTCGTGACGTTGGGGTAGAGGATTTATTAGGAAGAGAACAGGTAGAACTTGATACGGAAACGATTGGCAAAAAACTAACAGAGAAAACGATCCTTGTCACAGGTGCTGGCGGTTCAATTGGTTCAGAGGTTTGCCGGCAAATCTGTCAATTTAATCCGGAAACGATTATTTTATTAGGGCATGGTGAAAATAGTATTTATGAAATTGAACTGGAGTTAAAACGAGCTTTTAAAATGATCAACATCGAAACGGAAATTGCTGATGTTCAAGATCGGGAAAAGATGTTCTCGATTATGAGTCGTCGTCGTCCTGATGTTGTCTACCATGCAGCGGCCCATAAACATGTGCCACTAATGGAGCGGAATCCAGAAGAAGCGGTTAAAAATAATATCATCGGTACGAAAAATGTCGCTGAAGCAGCGAGTGAAGCTGCAGTTGGGATTTTTGTGATGATCTCGACAGATAAAGCCGTTAACCCAACCAGTGTCATGGGGGCAACGAAGCGGATTGCCGAGATGATCGTCCAGCACATGGACATCGTCAGTGAGACTCGGTTTGTCGCCGTACGTTTCGGAAATGTACTTGGCAGTCGTGGCAGTGTTATTCCGTTATTTAAAAAGCAAATTGAAGAAGGTGGACCAGTAACAGTGACCCACCCAGATATGATTCGTTACTTTATGACCATTCCAGAAGCATCAAGATTAGTGTTACAAGCAGGTGCTCTTGCCAAGGGTGGTGAGATCTTTGTGCTTGATATGGGAGAACCGGTGAAGATTGTTGATTTAGCGAAGAACTTGATCAGGTTGTCTGGATATACTGATGAGGAAATTCCGATTGAGTTCACCGGGATGAGACCGGGCGAGAAGATGTTTGAGGAACTTTTAGGAAAAGATGAAGTTCATACCGAGCAAATTTATCCGAAGATCTATGTGGGCAAGAGACCACTAGTCAATATTGGTGTCGCCGAGCATTTGATTAACTCTCATGGTCGTATGGGGCAGGAAGAATTAAGGAATGAATTGTTGGATATCGCCAATTTCCGGAAGACGGGTCAAAGAGTATAGCGAGAAAAGGGGACAGGCACCTTTTCCCTCAAAAGATAGGAGATCGTCATGAAAAAATTGCTATTGGTCATTTTATTTATCATGCTAGCAGGCACTGCCATTTTTTATGGAAACAGCCAATATAAAAATAAATTGAGTCTGACAAACGAACGAGCGCAAGCAGAAATAAGTAGGTATCAGGAAGAGTCCGAAGAACAGGTCTTGCAAAAAGAAATGGAAGAACAAGAACGTTTAGAGAGATTGGTTGGAAACGTCAGTCCAGAACTTGAGGAGAAAATAATGCAGGTCTTGGCTGGCGGTGAGCCTTTAAAAGTAGTCGCGATGGGTTCACGAGCATTAACGGGAAAGGGTGATCTTGTTCCTTGGCCAGAAATTATCGAAGAGCGCGTGAATAAGCTGTACGGGATAAATTTGTTCAACGTCGAAACTCTAGCATTTGGAAAAGATAATACCTTCGATGTTGTTGGCGGTGATAAACATCTAGAAGCAGCTCTGTTAAACCCGGATATCGTAATATTAGAGCCATTTATCTGGAATAATAATGGTTATGCAAGAATGGAAGATACACTTTATCATATTGGTGAAATGGTTCGAGTCTTCAAAGAGGAAAACGAAGACGTTATTATTTTTATTCAACCAGGAAATCCTATTTACAATGCTACTTTATTTCAGCAACAAGTAGCGAGTGTGAAAGAATATAGTTTAGAGCAGGGACTGCTTTACTTTGACCATTGGGAAAAGTGGCCGGATACGAGTGATGAAATACTAAAAAGCTATCTAATCGAAGATGATGACATTCCGAATCAAAGCGGCCATGACTTGTGGGCAGATTATCTTGTCAGATATTTTGTAGCTGAATAGCCTACTTTTTGACTAGGATTTTCCTTACTTAGCAATGGAAAGCAATTGTTAAAAATAATCCTTTCTTCTGACCCGATTTGTGTCATATAATAGATGATAATAGTAGAATCTCCCAAAGGTGGTAAAGGATATGCAAAGAACGGAATCTAGCAAGCTAAAAAAAGCAACAGTGACTGCTTCAATCGCTACTAGTATTGGTTTATTTTTATTATCGCCACAAGCAACAGAAGCGGCTCTTGGTGATCAAACATTGCAGCCAGGGATGCAGCATCAAGATGTCAAAGAACTTCAAGACTTACTAAAGCAAAAGGGCTATTTCACGTTTCATACCTCGACTGGATATTATGGAGATATTACAAAGGCCGCCGTTGAGAAGTTTCAACAAGCAGAAAAACTCACAAAAACAGGAATTGTTGACAAAAATACATTGCAAGCTGTAGTACAGCTTAAAAAAACGAATCTAACAACTTTACGAATCGGCTCAAGAGGACAAGCTATTACTGAGCTTCAGGATGATTTACGAGTGTTAGGAATGTTTAATCGTTCTTCAACGGGTTATTTTGGTTCGATTACAGACACTTCGGTTCGGGAATTTCAGCTTAAACATGGGATTCGGATCACCGGTATTGCAGATCAAGAGACACTGCAAGGAATCAAACGAATCAAGGCTAATGGCTCGCAGCCAACGCCACAAAAGACTAGTACGAGTAGAAGTGCTTCTCCTACTCAAGTAGTTTTAAAGATTGGTTCTAGAGGCGCTTCAGTTTCTGAGATTCAATCGCTTTTAAAAGAAGCGAATTTGTTTGATTACCACACGATTACCGGCTATTACGGTGAAATTACCGCAACAG harbors:
- a CDS encoding MraY family glycosyltransferase; translation: MLIFTLLLCFIISFAITPLIIKLALKIGATDKPSQRKVHLKVMPRLGGLAIFISFIVGVLIISPDSSYHFWILVGASTIVLVGVLDDIYELSAMKKVIGQIIAALLVITFGGIQVEFINLPFGGVLEFGILSVPITLFWIVAITNAINLIDGLDGLASGVTSIALITVATMSFMMGNMYVFVFSLLLLFSILGFIYYNFHPAKIFLGDTGSLFLGFMIAVLSLLGFKNITLVALIVPMLILAVPIIDTFFAIIRRRRNKVPFYIPDRSHFHHCLLDLGFTHRNTVLIIYSVSAGFGVAAILFSMATVWGSLLIALVIVVIIELLVEYLGLVSKSYRPLLSLFKIYRSSPSYVYKRK
- a CDS encoding CpsB/CapC family capsule biosynthesis tyrosine phosphatase, with amino-acid sequence MIDIHCHILPTIDDGAKDVEMALEMAERAVEEGITTIFATPHHGNGAFDNFKSSILARVDQLNELVSVANIPLTILPGQEPRIFGEMVEAYKNEELLSLNDHHQYILVEFPANHVPRYTNKLFFDLQQQGLTPVIVHPERNSELIENHDLLYKLVKGGALTQVTAASVTGHFGKKIQKFSFELINHNLTHFLASDAHNTTNRTFHLRDAYEKVEQECGSFYRHYLQENPELLASGQHVYIEPPEQIKKKKFLGIF
- a CDS encoding CpsD/CapB family tyrosine-protein kinase — its product is MLRNGKKQQTSSTRSLITKIEPQSPISEQYRAIRTNLQFASIDKQLRTILITSANPSEGKSTTIANLAIVLAQQGNRVLLVDADLRKPSVHYTFRCQNTKGLTSVLTKQVTLDEAITSSEVENLTILTSGPIPPNPSELLGSKAMELLLKSADVAYDFILLDTPPVLAVTDAQLVANLCDGVILVVSSGKTEVEQGVMATEILKRSKAKILGAVLNQKDIKQSQYYYYYGEK
- a CDS encoding nucleoside-diphosphate sugar epimerase/dehydratase produces the protein MTYHRRLFLLVLLDSLIVILSIFASFFILSPNISFVTPILVISSITLFFSHHFFANRYKIYNKVWQYASVGELSVIFKVVTLSILMTAVVQFAFGQNVFIRTLMITWMLHILLIGGSRFSWRLYRDTHLKRRVNQIPTLIIGAGAAGTMVARQLLQNHNAELSPVAFIDDDFQKQGLELLGIPVLGTSAAIERVIKENQIKHVIIAIPSLGKKDLNDIFVKCSKTKARTQIMPMLEDLISGKISVNSFRDVGVEDLLGREQVELDTETIGKKLTEKTILVTGAGGSIGSEVCRQICQFNPETIILLGHGENSIYEIELELKRAFKMINIETEIADVQDREKMFSIMSRRRPDVVYHAAAHKHVPLMERNPEEAVKNNIIGTKNVAEAASEAAVGIFVMISTDKAVNPTSVMGATKRIAEMIVQHMDIVSETRFVAVRFGNVLGSRGSVIPLFKKQIEEGGPVTVTHPDMIRYFMTIPEASRLVLQAGALAKGGEIFVLDMGEPVKIVDLAKNLIRLSGYTDEEIPIEFTGMRPGEKMFEELLGKDEVHTEQIYPKIYVGKRPLVNIGVAEHLINSHGRMGQEELRNELLDIANFRKTGQRV
- a CDS encoding Wzz/FepE/Etk N-terminal domain-containing protein, with translation MEGTTEETISLKELYETIKKRIILIVLITVTAVALSAFVSYLFLTPIYQSSTQLLVNQSQAEQQNISSGDIRTNIDLINTYNVIIKSPIILDKVIGELNLDTSAGGLNSQISVGSEQNSQVLFISVQDPDPALAVRIANTVASVFQREIVSIMNVDNVSILSEAKLAENRAPIKPNPKLNMAIAFVVGLMAAVGLAFLLEFLDNTIKTERDIEKHLGLSVIGVIPSFDLDKAVAERQDSRRKRGADISA
- a CDS encoding LCP family protein, yielding MENNRNEYKQRVKKKKRFKRLKMTALLFLALFIVSGAAVGYFLNKMANLTASAQHELERGEHSDKRDQAVNPSKDNFSVLFLGLDDRDGSLKGRTDAILLATFNKDESTIKMINIPRDSRVEIPGRVNLDKINHAHAFGGLDMTVATVENLFDIPVDYFVKLNFDAFIEIIDALGGIEVDVPFTFQEMDSNDRKSAITLTEGLQNLNGEEALAFARMRKKDPRGDIGRGERQQQILAAIIKKGSSFSTIARFDDLMDSVETNLSTNLSFGNILSLHSYSSGLKEIESLSLKGNDLTDNRIYYYELEEDSVAQISATLRNHLDIKFQQSNAN
- the tagH gene encoding teichoic acids export ABC transporter ATP-binding subunit TagH; this translates as MDKAIVVKNLTKKYKLYTKRSERFLDIISSKSYGEDFFALSDVSFEVDKGDVVGFLGVNGSGKSTLSNIIAGIIPETSGTVSVNGETALIAVAAGLKGDLTGRENIELKCLMLGFSPIEIKAMEENIIEFAELERFIDQPVKSYSSGMKSRLGFSISVNINPDILIIDEALSVGDKAFAEKSLEKMGDYKAKGKTMIFVSHSIGQMKQFCEKILWLEFGQVKEYGPADEIIPLYEAFIKEYKKMSKQERDKYRQNALKKKAIYSNN